The DNA sequence CGGTGAGCCTGAACCCTAGCAGTAGCCGCAGCCCAagcatcggcggcggctccaCTGAGCTCTCACTGCACTGGAACCCCTTCCAACTCAACCTGGGCACCCTACTCGGCACGACGTTCAATCTGTCAGAGCAGCTCTCGTAGATCTTCGgcagctccccccccccccggaaGCGGGGGGCAGCCGGCGGCTCATCCGGAGCATATTCCGATGAACCGGAACTGCCGAGCCTCCAACCTGCTCAACATATCGACCTCCGCTACCCACACCACTACCAGCGCAGTGATGTTCAACATGTACCGTGCACATACCCTCCTCCCCTACGTCGGCCCCATCACACAGAACTAGGCGGTGCAGAACAAGCCggtggcgatgctgcgcctgccgcaCAGCAAGGGCAAGCGCTTCGATAACCTGAATCAACTGAAGACCGCTCCACAGGAGGCAGGCCTGGCCACCACGCATccggagggagaggcaatCCTGCAAAATAAGACGAAGGCGCGAGTGGATGCGGAACTGCGGCAGTCGTGACACATCCCGCAGTTTAACGAGGTGTCGTACTTCCCCCTCTCGGATGGATTCGCTCTAAAGCGGTAGTCAGCCTGTCGACATCCTCGAATCTGCGCTGGCAGAGGTCGCCAACGCAGCGTGCAAAGGAAAGGCGCATATAAAGAAGTGCGGACGAGGAAAGTGCAACTCCGCACCACCATGAGTGCTCTTGTGTTCGTCGGTACGGACATGTGTTAGCTCAAGGCCGTTGCTCTCTATCGTTCTGTATGCctcgtccaccaccacccccgcctcACATTTTTTTCGCCTTCAACACATCCCTCGTCCCCCTCACTCATGCCCTTCCCGTACTTCGCaccaccctccctctgtgtgtctaTCTTTccgcttcgctctctttgtcGCCTTGCTGATCAACGCGCTGccccttctttttccctGCCAGATCCCAGGCggttcccctccctccctcccctccacacacacgtcctcacacacacacacacacacacacacacacacacacacacatgtgctcGTCATGGACGCGCTTACGCTCTAAGTTGGTGCCCATTTTTGTGTGTACTGAGAAAAAAATGTATATGAAAGGAAATGCGGCTACCGTGCAGTAAGGCGAGCTGAAAGCAAACATGTCCACTCCATAAGAGCATAAGAggtcgagagagagacggtcgtggtggtgcagcacgtGAGAAGCGATGAAGCGGAGCTGCAACAATTCTATCCGCTTACACCCCAATGCCTATGTGTCGGTGTTTGCGCTTTGGCGAGTGTTTccggcctcctcctgcgttCCCTCCCCATCTTTCCGCTTTCTTCTGCTTCATGTCGTCTTGCTTGGGGCTTGCCATGGTGCTAACCACTTGCTCTCCTCCCGCTCTGTATGTTTGCGTCTCGTCCTAGTGCCGTCCCGCAACGCACAAGTGCCTGTCGTACGGCAATCCTCCTTTCCTACATTTCTCGTGCTGTGAAGTACATCTTCACCTACGGACATGTAGTGCCGCTGTCCTGTCTTTCTCTATacatcccctcctcctccgctttcgCTTCTTTGGCGTTCTCCTTCGACCTTTCGGCTGCTCATGATCTACGGCATGtggacacacacgctccAGAACTCATACGCGAACAGGCACCGACTTGACTCCCATGCCAGCTGTgttctctcgcgcgcgctcgtTTCTCTCATCTTGGCCTTCGATCCGTGTGCACACGCATTCATTTCCCCTTCTGCTGTTCTTTTAAGCGTAATCGTCTCTGCCGTttcccaccacacacacacacacacttttgCTTTCTGGAAGTTTGAGCGGTCACACAGTCGTGTCAAAACAAAACGATGGACACGGCTGTCACCAATCTAAGCGCTCATGCGAAGCCTTGGGCACCGAATGGGCCAACCCAACAGcaaccaccgctgcagcaccctcGTAGCAACAGCAACCAGTATAGCCAGGACAACGGCGTGAGTAGCGGGCACGGATCCGGCGTGCAGCGAGGCATGCGCGCGGGGGGGAATGCGAACAACGGATCCGTCAAGAACTTGGTGACCCCAGGGCAGCACCCCTACGAGTATGGGAATCTGAACGAGATGCTGCACaccatgcagcagcaacagccgcagcagccgaagcTGAGCTCGACGGCGGCAAAGCTCTTTGTAGGCCAGCTGCCGTTTGAGTGCAccgaggagcggctgcgcaacTTGTTCAGCGCGTACGGAAACGTTGAACACATTCACATCTTGCGCGACAACAGCAACCGCAGTCGCGGTGCCGCCTTCATCACCCTCTCCACTGTGCAGGAGGCCGACACAGCCATCTTTACTCTGCATAACCGCTATCGTATGCTTACGAACCGCGCCATTCAGGTCAGCTACGCCAAGAACAGCCCAAACATTTCCCCCTTCGGCACCCACAGCGCGGTGGAAGTACATCAGTCAAATCCAACGAACCCGCTTCCCGATGTAGCAGGCCTCGCCACGCAGATGTCCCGCCTGTTCTGATGTGGGGAAAGGTGAAAACAAAACACCTCTCCAACAGTGAGGGATAACGGTGAGCAATGAAGTTGAATAACGCAGCGCCCTCTGCACGTGCGAGGGTGTATTTCATGGTCGTTAAATCGACGTGGTAGCCAATCTACGTGTCGTGGTCACCGccttcactctctccccctaTCGCTCTTGTTCGTGTTTCCCTCCCTGCGCAATCATGCTGCCTATTTGGACCCAGCGCTTGTGCAGTAGCACAGCGACGAagagatacacacacacacgccttcACCCTTACCTGCGCCAATGCAaccatatatatatatatatatatatatatatatgtgtaaCACTTAAGCGAGCTGAGCATTGACGCATGGGTGCATGTGATGTGTacagaagggaaaaaagcgTGTCGATAGGCAaagcagaaggagaggggcgaaggAAGTTGCTTGCACACATACAAGCACACGTCTCGCCGCCACAATCCCCCCTCAAGTCTCTCACTtttgtcttctctgccttcctctcttcaccctcACCCCTTGTGCCCTCCTCTACTCCTGTGgggagcgcacacacacacacacacaacccatactttccctctcccttccccaacctctctctctctccgggGTACGGCTGCTTACCTGATGGAAATGTGTGTCTATAACGGAGTAATTggacggtgtgtgtggggggggggggggggtgagggggtgtTTGCGCTGTTGGTGTTGCTCATTTGCTTTGGCTGTAGAATCTGAAGtatcccccttccccctctgtctttctttctctcgttctctgcccatgactcccccctccccctcctcgtcgtctttcCCTATTTGCTTCTTCTTGGGCTAATATGCTCCACCTGCCCGCCCCTCCAAAATATCAAACgtagagacacacacgcagagccgGGGGTCTTACCCGCAAGGCCCTCTGAAAACACAAGcgaaacaagagagaaggggagagatgCGCACGCTGCAAAGTGCAAGTAACAGCAAGAACAAGAACAACAGGGTTGTGGAGTGTCGTTGCATCGTGGCGtagggtgtgtgggtggatgggtgctCGAAGCCATTCCGCTTGTTCACTCTTGTGTGCGTCCACAGCACAGCACTCGTTTGTTGTGGTGGTTTGTTCTTTTCAGGCTGGCGTGCGCATAAGACGGGCATGTGTGTTGTGCCACAAGTCTGTGATACGCCGTGACAGACGCGCTCATCCATACGCCACGCTTTCTCTCTACAAacccccccttctccgcctccacaccATCATATGtgtcttcccccccccccctcgacctctcttctctactcttctcccctcctcattTCGTTCCCTACGCGAGCGCGacaccgaaaaaaaaaaacgcgtgCACGGCAACGATATCGTGGAGCCGCCGCAGGCTATTACTGgtacccgcagcagcagcagcagcaggcgctggtAAAACGCGAGAAACAATCAAACGAGGGACGAGGTTGTGCCGTGCAACACCAGCTGATTCAGTCGCTCACCACTTCTTGCGGTCCTTTTCTTAGACAGAAAGgggctcttctcttttcctgttcCTGTGGGTCTTTGAGTGGAACAGTCATCATACTAAACTGCGTActgagagcgagagagcgggcgATCCTCAGATGGATACACATTCAGAGACTCTCGCTTCGATATCGCTGACACAACCGTGTGTGCGTACCTTGATAGTGTGGCGCTTTGTGTTCTCGTCTGGTCTTTGGTGTTCGTGCCCTTTGTCTTATTTTGCTTCCTCACATATGCGATTCCTGGCAAAGGTGGCGACCGCCTCTGCTTTCACACTTGGAGTAGGGGCGGCAGGCTTTCTGTACTGCCAGCGGGGCAGCGACCtaggtgctgcagcgggaACGAGCGAGTCGACGAAGGAGCTCACCGCGAAGGAGTTCAATAGACTGCAGCACGTgaagcagctgaaggaggcacTGGCACCGTCACACTTGCCGTGGACTTTCCATGCACAGAAGGATCGGTACACGAACCTTCGCGAACTAACAACGCAGACTTCGTTGGAGCCTGTagcctcctctccgcctgGAGGACGAGCTTacaccgcctcctcgtccgaTGTGAAGCTCATCTTCTACCGTCTCCTCGGCTGCCCGTACTGTGCCAAGGTGgaggctgtgctgcagtACCACGATATCCCATATGAAGAGGTCGATGTTGACCCGCTAACCGGCAAAGGACTGCCAGACCGTCGCTATCAGCTGGCACCACAGCTGTACTTTGCTCCGTTGGCAGAGCGCAAGAGTAACAACACcggggcagcagccacagacTGCAATGGCGTGTATTTGGTGGACTCCGCAGAGATTGTGTCACAGCTCTCCGGACCGCTGAAGTACGCGGCGGACGTTGTCAACCCACACATCAGCGCCACCCGTGACTGGATCACGAATCACTTCCACGGTGCCTCTTTTGCCATCACGAACAACTCCTTCCGTGATGCCTACGCCACGTATACGTATGTGACGCCAAGCAACTACCAGAACTTCTTCTACCATGTTGCTGGCAGTGCCGCACTGTCGGTGCTTTCACGGTACAAGATCCGGCCAAGGCTTATTGCAGAGATGGAGTGTGCTGACGGCCCGTCCGCCGCCACGCAGACGGGCACCCGGTCGGGCATGGCCTCGAATGGTCTGTGGATGCTGTCGGAGGCTCCGCGCAAGGCGCTCGCGGAGACGATGCGCTTCGGCGCGGTGGAAGAGTGGCTGCAGGCCGAGCTGCAAACGTtcctgcagcgtcgcccGAATGGCAAAGTATttcacggcggcagcagccccgACCTGGCAGACGTGGAGATGTACGGGGTGACGCGCGTGGTAAACCAGCACCCACGGCTCGGTTCTGTGATGCGCGAGGGCGCCTTTGGCGAGTGGCAGACGGCAATGCAGGAGAAGCTGAGGTCACACACAGGATCGGTGTACGCCTAGAGGTGATGCGTatctgtgtgcgtgggtgtttgtgtgtttggaTAGTTGAATCGATTGCCGTGCGTAGGGGACTAGTGGTGGAAGATGCATAGCCTCGCCTCTTGTCTCTCTGACATGCTGAGCGTTCCCCGTCTCCTCCACTTGTGCGTTGTgactcacacgcacatttATTCCGCAGAaactcccttttcttttgcacCGTCGTATGTCGTTAATTCGAGCACATGATGGCACCGACGCAGTcacagccgcccccccccccctctcattAAAACTGCCGCGGTGCACATTCTGCGCCtgcccaccctctctctcttactgTGGATACGACTGACTGTGTGCAGCAGCCAAATCCGCTCACCCGGCGCCTCTGCGCGCGTATTcgttggtgtgcgtgttaGGGAAGTAGTGAGGGACCGAGAAATAAAGGAATGATGGATGGACTGGCACGCATACAGGACGCCCTCCTTTTCATCATCcagaagaaggagaggaagagtgcCGGCACCACAGATGCCCTTCCTACGTACACGCAGCTGTGCACTGGCCTTTtgtggcgatggcggccaCGTTTGGCTCGtcagggaaagggggggcgaACACGAGTAGAGTGATAGGTACCGTGAGCggcgcgcctcctctctctctctccccctctgcaTTCATCTGCGCAGCGGCTCTTGTGCTCCAAGAGCACCACAAGCGAAAGACTCGTGTATCGGAGGCCTTTGCGAGCCACTTCTCCCCCAACTCGAAGGCATCGCATCTGTCTGCCTTTTGGGGTGTTCCTCTGaactctctttctccccacACCCCGTAGCTCCTCTGTCCGTTCTCcccccacaccacacacacacacacacacacacgtgcatacATCTACATGCGCATCTAGTCCGACGTATACTCATCATACACCTACAGATACTTCTAAAAATGCGTCGCTTTTTTGTAGCCCGCCCCTTTCCGAGCGTCGCCCTCATTCGCCGTGCTTCAGCAAGCACGCAGGCAAGACCTGCAACCGCCACTGGTGTCACTGCGCCTGCAAAACCGACGGCAACCGCCTACGAC is a window from the Leishmania panamensis strain MHOM/PA/94/PSC-1 chromosome 26 sequence genome containing:
- a CDS encoding hypothetical protein (TriTrypDB/GeneDB-style sysID: LpmP.26.1510), whose amino-acid sequence is MDTAVTNLSAHAKPWAPNGPTQQQPPLQHPRSNSNQYSQDNGVSSGHGSGVQRGMRAGGNANNGSVKNLVTPGQHPYEYGNLNEMLHTMQQQQPQQPKLSSTAAKLFVGQLPFECTEERLRNLFSAYGNVEHIHILRDNSNRSRGAAFITLSTVQEADTAIFTLHNRYRMLTNRAIQVSYAKNSPNISPFGTHSAVEVHQSNPTNPLPDVAGLATQMSRLF
- a CDS encoding glutathione S-transferase, putative (TriTrypDB/GeneDB-style sysID: LpmP.26.1520), translated to MRFLAKVATASAFTLGVGAAGFLYCQRGSDLGAAAGTSESTKELTAKEFNRLQHVKQLKEALAPSHLPWTFHAQKDRYTNLRELTTQTSLEPVASSPPGGRAYTASSSDVKLIFYRLLGCPYCAKVEAVLQYHDIPYEEVDVDPLTGKGLPDRRYQLAPQLYFAPLAERKSNNTGAAATDCNGVYLVDSAEIVSQLSGPLKYAADVVNPHISATRDWITNHFHGASFAITNNSFRDAYATYTYVTPSNYQNFFYHVAGSAALSVLSRYKIRPRLIAEMECADGPSAATQTGTRSGMASNGLWMLSEAPRKALAETMRFGAVEEWLQAELQTFLQRRPNGKVFHGGSSPDLADVEMYGVTRVVNQHPRLGSVMREGAFGEWQTAMQEKLRSHTGSVYA